In one Vulgatibacter incomptus genomic region, the following are encoded:
- the dksA gene encoding RNA polymerase-binding protein DksA produces the protein MNQKDLKRFKTMLEESRTSLLQSAKRTLMEESNFDTDDLPDEIDLASSEYNQSMVFRLRDREKFLLKKIEKALTRIDDGSFGVCERCEEDISIKRLEARPVTTLCIRCKEEQEKKEKSYG, from the coding sequence GTGAACCAGAAGGACCTGAAGCGCTTCAAGACCATGCTCGAAGAGTCGCGGACCAGCCTCCTGCAGTCCGCGAAGCGGACCCTCATGGAGGAGTCCAACTTCGATACCGACGACTTGCCCGACGAGATCGATCTGGCGTCTTCCGAGTACAACCAGTCGATGGTCTTCCGCCTCCGGGACCGCGAGAAGTTCCTGCTCAAGAAGATCGAGAAGGCGCTGACCCGGATCGACGACGGCTCGTTCGGCGTCTGCGAGCGGTGCGAGGAGGACATCAGCATCAAGCGGCTGGAGGCCCGCCCGGTCACCACGCTCTGCATCCGCTGCAAGGAAGAGCAGGAGAAGAAAGAGAAGTCGTACGGCTAA
- a CDS encoding TIGR02757 family protein, producing the protein MLSASRAPRLKAVLDPYLDAFDGKARVGFDPVELPRRFSDPADQEVVGLVSAGLAYGRADLFRPKLFGILEILGGSPAAFVRDFDPARDGHLFAGFSYRFNLPADLGALLAGAGAFVRRHGSLGRFFAGELARSGGELRPALSAFSLAIREEGAARVAGHMGPTRALEHLLAHPAKGGACKRLLLYLRWMVRRDDVDLGAWEGLVPRSALLMPVDTHIMRIARLLGLTSRNDLSWRTSEEITASLRLVDPDDPVRYDFALCHLGMSGACPARRVTEHCLRCPLRKECSAGRRLRVA; encoded by the coding sequence ATGCTCTCCGCCTCCCGCGCACCACGGCTCAAGGCCGTCCTCGATCCCTACCTGGACGCTTTCGACGGGAAGGCGCGCGTGGGCTTCGATCCGGTCGAGCTCCCGAGGCGCTTCTCCGATCCGGCCGATCAGGAGGTGGTCGGCCTCGTCTCCGCGGGCCTGGCCTACGGCAGGGCCGATCTCTTCCGGCCCAAGCTCTTCGGGATCCTCGAGATCCTGGGCGGCTCGCCCGCCGCCTTCGTCCGCGACTTCGATCCGGCCAGGGACGGCCACCTCTTCGCGGGCTTCTCCTACCGTTTCAACCTCCCCGCCGACCTCGGCGCGCTGCTCGCCGGCGCCGGCGCCTTCGTCCGGCGGCACGGCTCCCTCGGCCGCTTCTTCGCCGGAGAGCTCGCGCGATCCGGGGGCGAGCTCCGTCCCGCGCTCTCGGCATTCTCTCTGGCGATTCGGGAGGAGGGGGCGGCGCGGGTCGCCGGGCACATGGGGCCCACCCGCGCCCTCGAGCACCTCCTCGCCCATCCCGCGAAGGGCGGCGCGTGCAAGAGGCTCCTGCTCTACCTCCGGTGGATGGTCCGCCGCGACGACGTGGACCTCGGCGCGTGGGAGGGTCTCGTGCCTCGCTCCGCGCTCCTGATGCCGGTCGACACCCACATCATGCGGATCGCGCGACTGCTCGGGCTCACCTCGCGAAACGATCTCTCGTGGCGCACCTCGGAGGAGATCACCGCGTCGCTGCGCCTCGTCGATCCCGACGATCCGGTCCGCTACGACTTCGCCCTCTGCCACCTCGGGATGAGCGGAGCCTGTCCCGCCCGTCGCGTGACCGAGCACTGCCTGCGCTGCCCGCTCCGGAAGGAGTGCTCCGCCGGCCGTCGACTTCGGGTCGCCTAG
- a CDS encoding Rieske (2Fe-2S) protein produces MATNSTLVRLGTPDLAEGELRGYEPEGGRLVCLAKVDGAYLAVDDWCNHAGCLLSAGWIERREGRPMVVCPCHEIGFDLETGKNLVAPEICGDQQAFRVVEEGGILFAEIAEREER; encoded by the coding sequence ATGGCAACGAATTCGACGCTCGTACGGCTGGGAACGCCCGACCTCGCGGAGGGTGAGCTGAGAGGCTACGAGCCGGAAGGCGGGCGGCTCGTCTGCCTGGCGAAGGTGGACGGCGCCTACCTGGCGGTCGACGATTGGTGCAACCACGCCGGCTGCCTGCTCTCCGCCGGATGGATCGAGCGCCGGGAGGGGCGGCCCATGGTCGTCTGCCCCTGCCACGAGATCGGCTTCGATCTGGAGACCGGAAAGAACCTCGTCGCCCCGGAGATCTGCGGCGACCAGCAGGCGTTCCGGGTGGTGGAGGAGGGCGGGATCCTCTTCGCCGAGATCGCGGAGCGCGAGGAGCGATAG
- a CDS encoding PTS transporter subunit EIIC — translation MIEQAAPLGTWRTRLAAVSDALARQRHLAAARDGVVATLPLVLIGSAFLLLAQAPFPALQERLAPMQGTLLAPYRMLAGLVSVFVCFGTARSLARSLGLDELGAALVAVASFFVAVGAAPLEAGGWGLAADRLGAGGLFAALAIAMGSVELQRFVAGRSWTIRLPPSVPEAIGKSFASIVPGFASVTAMWLVVHVAGVDLVGILAGLVQPLIGATDSLPGVLALCLVDSAMWLIGVHPLAILAAVKPLWLSMLTENMSAAAAGAPLPHVATRELFVWFVWQGDPAARSPRRCCCFARRAPRCERWGAWGSSRPSST, via the coding sequence ATGATCGAACAGGCGGCGCCCCTCGGGACCTGGAGAACACGCCTCGCCGCTGTAAGCGACGCCCTCGCCCGGCAGCGCCACCTCGCGGCGGCGCGCGACGGCGTGGTGGCGACGCTGCCGCTGGTGCTCATCGGCTCGGCCTTCCTCCTCCTCGCCCAGGCGCCGTTCCCCGCGCTGCAGGAGCGGCTGGCGCCGATGCAGGGCACGCTCCTCGCTCCCTATCGGATGCTGGCGGGCCTCGTTTCCGTCTTCGTCTGCTTCGGCACCGCGCGATCGCTCGCGAGGAGCCTGGGCCTGGACGAGCTCGGCGCCGCCCTCGTCGCGGTCGCGTCCTTCTTCGTCGCCGTGGGCGCCGCGCCCCTCGAGGCCGGCGGCTGGGGCCTCGCGGCCGATCGCCTCGGCGCAGGTGGACTCTTCGCGGCGCTGGCGATCGCCATGGGCTCGGTCGAGCTGCAGCGGTTCGTCGCAGGGCGGAGCTGGACCATCCGGCTGCCGCCCTCGGTGCCCGAGGCGATCGGGAAGAGCTTCGCCTCCATCGTGCCCGGCTTCGCGAGCGTGACCGCCATGTGGCTCGTGGTCCACGTGGCGGGCGTCGACCTCGTCGGCATCCTCGCGGGCCTGGTCCAGCCCCTCATCGGCGCCACCGACTCGCTCCCGGGCGTGCTCGCGCTCTGCCTGGTGGACAGCGCCATGTGGCTCATCGGCGTCCATCCCCTCGCGATCCTGGCCGCGGTGAAGCCGCTCTGGCTCTCGATGCTCACCGAGAACATGTCCGCCGCGGCCGCTGGCGCACCGCTCCCGCACGTGGCCACCCGCGAGCTCTTCGTCTGGTTCGTGTGGCAGGGGGATCCGGCGGCACGCTCGCCGCGGCGCTGCTGCTGCTTCGCGCGAAGAGCGCCTCGCTGCGAGCGGTGGGGCGCCTGGGGATCGTCCCGTCCCTCTTCAACGTGA
- a CDS encoding SPW repeat domain-containing protein, whose amino-acid sequence MSPIGARIANIVLGIWLFISAFIWPHGPAQLSNTWIIGIATVVVASIALAVPGAKYVNTALAIWLFISVWVLPGATSGTQWNNAVVAILIFLFSLVAEGRRHPGVLGHHRKVRPA is encoded by the coding sequence ATGTCGCCGATCGGCGCGCGCATCGCGAACATCGTCCTTGGAATCTGGCTGTTCATCTCGGCCTTCATCTGGCCGCACGGCCCGGCGCAGCTCAGCAACACGTGGATCATCGGTATCGCCACCGTCGTCGTCGCCTCGATCGCCCTCGCGGTGCCAGGCGCGAAATACGTCAACACCGCGTTGGCCATCTGGCTCTTCATCTCGGTGTGGGTGCTGCCCGGCGCCACGTCGGGGACCCAGTGGAACAACGCTGTGGTCGCGATCCTGATCTTCCTCTTCTCGCTGGTGGCAGAGGGCCGTCGCCACCCCGGCGTCCTCGGCCATCACCGGAAGGTCCGCCCGGCGTGA
- a CDS encoding cation:proton antiporter → MQIELNVIIGLLVAATSLAIAAKWINVPYNVALVVGGMLIAVSGILPGVPRFRPEIVFLICLPVLLFEGGITSDIRSIRLNSLQVGLLASLGMLLAVGVSAVAFHFALRLPWGPAVLLATILAGTDTVSVLYAFRRVPAPPRLSGIMEAEALFSDGVTLVFYTTFSAVVLGTEPLSIPRIGVEILFTMFGGASVGLAVGMTGSFVIRRMKDPLAEIMASTAVAYGAYTLGDALHVSGAIAAVTAGLSIGAIMREALTPRSLIGLGSFWEYASFGVNTFLFLSVGLSTSPSSLGGHVIEILIGFAGVTLGRLAAVYIPFFLLRMVRLTLTVPLRWQHVFVAGNIKGALSIALALGLSEGIPYRHVLIDVTFGVTFVSLVGQGFLLPGVVRWLGLAHRDPVAEAIDEEQGRLIAARAAQAELESLRQVGLVPRQAYDVLRSDTQVTIAGAERSLRGIYQRNLAQSATQLLANRRRLIDAERTALVGARRSGIIAEPVAERLLDEVDERLLDISRTLSGEEELEEGQRGETA, encoded by the coding sequence GTGCAGATCGAGCTGAACGTCATCATCGGGCTCCTGGTCGCGGCCACCTCCCTGGCCATCGCCGCGAAGTGGATCAACGTCCCGTACAACGTCGCGCTCGTTGTGGGCGGCATGCTCATCGCGGTCAGCGGGATCCTCCCTGGTGTCCCGCGGTTCCGGCCGGAGATCGTCTTCCTGATCTGCCTGCCGGTCCTCCTCTTCGAGGGCGGCATCACATCCGACATCCGCTCGATTCGGCTCAACAGCCTGCAGGTCGGCCTCCTGGCGAGCCTGGGCATGCTCCTCGCGGTGGGCGTCTCCGCGGTGGCGTTCCACTTCGCGCTCCGCCTCCCCTGGGGCCCCGCCGTGTTGCTCGCCACGATCCTCGCCGGAACGGACACCGTCTCGGTGCTCTACGCCTTCCGGCGGGTCCCCGCGCCGCCCAGGCTCTCCGGGATCATGGAGGCCGAGGCCCTCTTCAGCGACGGCGTCACGCTGGTCTTCTACACCACGTTCTCAGCCGTGGTCCTCGGCACCGAGCCGCTGTCGATCCCCCGCATCGGCGTCGAGATCCTCTTCACCATGTTCGGCGGCGCCAGCGTCGGGCTGGCGGTGGGCATGACCGGCTCGTTCGTCATCCGTCGGATGAAGGATCCGCTCGCGGAGATCATGGCGAGCACCGCCGTCGCCTACGGCGCCTACACCCTCGGCGACGCCCTCCACGTCTCGGGTGCCATCGCCGCGGTCACGGCGGGCCTGTCGATCGGCGCGATCATGCGCGAGGCGCTCACGCCCAGGAGCCTGATCGGCCTCGGCTCGTTCTGGGAATACGCGTCCTTCGGCGTGAACACCTTCCTCTTCCTCTCCGTCGGGCTCTCCACCAGCCCCTCCTCCCTGGGCGGCCACGTCATCGAGATCCTGATCGGCTTCGCCGGCGTCACGCTGGGCAGGTTGGCGGCCGTGTACATCCCGTTCTTCCTCCTGCGCATGGTCCGGTTGACCTTGACGGTCCCGCTGCGCTGGCAGCACGTCTTCGTGGCGGGGAACATCAAGGGCGCCCTCTCGATCGCCCTCGCCCTCGGCCTCTCGGAAGGCATCCCCTACCGGCACGTGCTCATCGACGTGACCTTCGGTGTCACCTTCGTCTCGCTGGTGGGCCAGGGCTTCCTGCTTCCGGGCGTAGTCAGGTGGCTGGGGCTCGCCCATCGGGATCCGGTCGCCGAGGCGATCGACGAGGAGCAGGGCAGGCTGATCGCGGCGAGGGCGGCCCAGGCCGAGCTCGAGTCGCTCCGGCAGGTGGGGCTCGTGCCGCGACAGGCCTACGACGTCCTCCGCAGCGACACCCAGGTCACGATCGCCGGCGCCGAGCGCTCGCTTCGCGGGATCTACCAGCGGAACCTCGCCCAGAGCGCGACCCAGCTCCTCGCCAACCGGCGCCGGCTGATCGACGCCGAGCGCACGGCGCTCGTGGGAGCGCGGCGCTCCGGGATCATCGCGGAGCCGGTGGCGGAGCGTCTGCTCGACGAGGTCGACGAGCGCCTGCTCGACATCTCGAGGACGCTCTCCGGCGAGGAGGAGCTCGAGGAGGGGCAGCGGGGAGAGACGGCGTGA
- a CDS encoding histone deacetylase family protein — protein sequence MPMFRIRRIHDDVLQSNRNAIAQVQHILRAQFPSAPASDSESLPEMLRNPLKYRFRSILFVADDSRGRVKGFGLLLHAPDLGFCFLDFISAAAHRTGSGIGGALYQRLREEALALGCDGLFFECLPDEPALSPNPVTRAENVRRLRFYERFGARPLTETAYETPLTPGDTDPPYLVFDDLGSGKPLAASTARSVVRAILERKYGALCPREYVEMVVASFRDDPVRLRPPRYVSVAPAIRPEPAIPADERIALLVNEEHSIHHVRERGYVESPVRIRSIRRQLDASGLFEPMSVRHFGDRHVEAVHDRDFLEYLRRVCLKLSDQPIYPYVFPIRNAARPPRDLAVRAGYYCIDTFTPLARAAWLASRRAVDCALSAADELLRGRRLSYALVRPPGHHAERRSFGGFCYLNSTAIAAEYLSHHGKVAILDVDYHHGNGQQDIFYERPDVLTLSIHAHPREAYPYFSGFPEERGRGDGLGYNVNYALRETVDGTGFRLVLERALRRIRGHRPAFLVVALGLDTAKGDPTGSWALGAKDFEANGRMIGVLGIPTVVVQEGGYDTRVLGTNARRFFSGLWAGAHAGQEASRKPAHGAAANRPTETNRR from the coding sequence ATGCCCATGTTCCGGATCCGCCGCATCCACGACGATGTCCTCCAGAGCAACCGGAACGCGATTGCGCAGGTCCAGCACATCCTCCGGGCGCAGTTCCCCTCCGCGCCGGCCTCGGACTCGGAGAGCCTGCCGGAGATGCTGCGCAATCCCCTGAAATACCGATTCCGCTCGATCCTCTTCGTGGCGGACGACTCCCGCGGCCGGGTGAAGGGCTTCGGGCTCCTCCTCCACGCGCCGGACCTCGGCTTCTGCTTCCTGGACTTCATCTCGGCGGCGGCGCATCGGACCGGGAGCGGGATCGGCGGCGCGCTCTACCAGCGCCTGCGGGAGGAGGCGCTCGCTCTCGGATGCGACGGCCTCTTCTTCGAGTGCCTGCCCGACGAGCCCGCCCTCTCCCCGAATCCGGTGACCCGCGCCGAGAACGTGCGGAGGCTCCGCTTCTACGAGCGCTTCGGCGCGAGGCCCCTCACGGAGACGGCGTACGAGACGCCGCTCACGCCCGGTGACACCGACCCGCCCTACCTCGTCTTCGACGACCTCGGCAGCGGCAAGCCCCTGGCCGCCTCGACGGCGCGGTCCGTGGTCCGGGCGATCCTGGAGCGGAAGTACGGCGCGCTCTGCCCCCGCGAATACGTCGAGATGGTGGTCGCCTCCTTTCGCGACGACCCGGTGCGGCTGCGGCCACCCCGCTACGTGAGCGTCGCGCCGGCGATCCGGCCGGAGCCGGCGATCCCGGCGGACGAGCGGATCGCCCTCCTCGTGAACGAGGAGCACTCGATCCACCACGTGCGCGAGCGGGGCTACGTGGAGTCCCCGGTTCGGATCCGCTCGATCCGCCGGCAGCTCGACGCCTCCGGCCTCTTCGAGCCGATGTCGGTCCGCCACTTCGGCGATCGCCACGTGGAGGCGGTCCACGACCGCGACTTCCTCGAATATCTGCGCCGGGTCTGCCTGAAGCTGAGCGACCAGCCGATCTACCCGTACGTCTTCCCGATCCGGAACGCGGCGCGCCCGCCCCGCGACCTCGCCGTCCGCGCGGGCTACTACTGCATCGACACCTTCACGCCCCTGGCCCGGGCCGCGTGGCTCGCCTCGCGCCGCGCCGTGGACTGTGCGCTCAGCGCCGCCGACGAGCTCCTTCGGGGACGGCGGCTCTCCTACGCGCTGGTGCGCCCCCCGGGGCATCACGCGGAGCGGCGGTCGTTCGGCGGCTTCTGCTACCTGAACTCGACGGCGATCGCCGCCGAGTACCTGTCGCACCACGGCAAGGTGGCGATCCTCGACGTCGACTACCACCACGGCAACGGCCAGCAGGACATCTTCTACGAGAGGCCGGACGTGCTGACCCTCTCGATCCACGCCCACCCGCGGGAGGCGTATCCCTACTTCAGCGGCTTCCCCGAGGAGCGCGGCCGGGGCGACGGCCTCGGCTACAATGTGAACTACGCCCTCCGCGAGACGGTGGACGGGACGGGATTCCGGCTGGTCCTGGAGCGGGCGCTCCGGCGGATCCGCGGCCATCGGCCTGCGTTCCTCGTGGTGGCGCTCGGCCTCGACACGGCGAAGGGCGATCCCACCGGCTCCTGGGCGCTGGGCGCCAAGGACTTCGAGGCGAACGGCAGGATGATCGGCGTGCTGGGCATCCCCACCGTGGTCGTCCAGGAGGGCGGCTACGACACCCGCGTGCTCGGGACGAACGCGAGGCGGTTCTTCTCCGGCTTGTGGGCGGGCGCTCACGCCGGGCAGGAGGCCTCTCGGAAGCCCGCGCATGGCGCCGCGGCGAATCGGCCCACCGAGACGAATCGGCGCTGA
- a CDS encoding PTS sugar transporter subunit IIC, whose amino-acid sequence MAGGSGGTLAAALLLLRAKSASLRAVGRLGIVPSLFNVNEPILFGLPIVLNPRLAIPFVLTPILGATVAFTAMSAGLVARPRLDVLWTLPAPVGAFLSTGGDPAALILQLVNLAIGAVVWWPFLRRYDASLLAREGGIPPEAAETEAVGPSIALQP is encoded by the coding sequence GTGGCAGGGGGATCCGGCGGCACGCTCGCCGCGGCGCTGCTGCTGCTTCGCGCGAAGAGCGCCTCGCTGCGAGCGGTGGGGCGCCTGGGGATCGTCCCGTCCCTCTTCAACGTGAACGAGCCGATCTTGTTTGGGCTCCCGATCGTGCTGAACCCGCGGCTGGCGATCCCCTTCGTGCTCACGCCGATCCTCGGCGCGACCGTCGCCTTCACCGCCATGAGCGCCGGCCTGGTGGCCAGGCCGAGGCTCGACGTCCTCTGGACCCTCCCGGCCCCGGTGGGCGCCTTCCTCTCCACCGGAGGCGATCCGGCGGCGCTGATCCTCCAGCTCGTGAACCTGGCGATCGGCGCCGTGGTCTGGTGGCCCTTCCTCCGGCGCTACGACGCTTCGCTGCTCGCTCGGGAAGGCGGGATCCCGCCGGAAGCCGCGGAGACGGAAGCGGTCGGTCCGTCGATCGCGCTCCAGCCCTGA
- a CDS encoding FHA domain-containing protein, which produces MILCATCGKENAGEAPFCRSCGHELRTSRGPRRVEIVRSASPGFAFGPGPDERTCPACAALVPPGFAYCGSCGASVPSGSHGTASGRPSRLRARLVGIEPDGSEGASWHLDGDEFLAGRSVGPVRLSEDEYVSPRHCRFFYMGERLHVQDLDSLNGVYRRVRGDITLNPGDHLRLGRQLLRIEPMEPAPRLTPEGTRMWGSPDPGYRARLIQLLEGGGVGEVFPLETGDNLVGREQGDIAFPGDRFVSSRHAVISVAPDGVRIRDLGSSNGTFVRLTAATPLDSGDALLLGGRLLRVELRSA; this is translated from the coding sequence ATGATCCTCTGTGCCACCTGCGGCAAGGAGAACGCCGGCGAAGCCCCCTTCTGCCGATCGTGCGGACACGAGCTGCGCACCTCGCGCGGCCCGCGGCGGGTGGAGATCGTGCGGAGCGCATCGCCCGGCTTCGCCTTCGGTCCGGGGCCCGACGAGCGCACCTGCCCGGCCTGCGCCGCCTTGGTGCCCCCGGGATTCGCCTACTGCGGGAGCTGCGGCGCGTCGGTCCCCTCGGGAAGCCACGGGACGGCATCCGGCCGCCCGTCGCGCCTTCGGGCTCGCCTGGTGGGGATCGAGCCCGACGGATCCGAAGGGGCGAGCTGGCACCTCGACGGCGACGAGTTCCTCGCGGGCCGGAGCGTCGGCCCCGTGCGGCTCTCCGAGGACGAGTACGTGAGCCCCAGGCACTGCCGCTTCTTCTACATGGGAGAGCGGCTCCACGTGCAGGACCTCGACTCGCTGAATGGCGTCTACAGGCGGGTTCGCGGCGACATCACGCTGAACCCCGGCGACCACCTCCGCTTGGGCCGCCAGCTCCTCCGAATCGAGCCGATGGAGCCGGCGCCGCGGCTGACGCCCGAAGGAACGCGGATGTGGGGCTCGCCGGATCCGGGCTATCGCGCGCGGTTGATCCAGCTCCTCGAGGGGGGCGGCGTCGGCGAGGTCTTTCCCCTGGAGACCGGCGACAACCTGGTCGGCCGGGAGCAGGGCGACATCGCGTTTCCGGGCGATCGCTTCGTCTCCAGCCGCCACGCGGTGATCTCGGTGGCGCCGGACGGCGTGCGGATCCGGGATCTGGGCTCGTCGAACGGGACCTTTGTCCGCCTCACGGCCGCGACCCCTCTCGATTCGGGAGACGCTCTCCTCCTGGGCGGCCGTCTGCTCCGAGTGGAGCTGCGGTCCGCCTGA
- a CDS encoding FHA domain-containing protein yields MASLLAGLGSVCRCEVYNDPGVTACRSCGETLTAALWLASPSFDGPASSTPGPMETAERSASTRSATPGPTAAGDPGRLATPGPSTPGERTVFRGFGEQTAFREAPQIEAPDRILARPAPLHTLGPVDGVDLPSVPGNCPRCGRSHPARLHFCPSCGMRLGSDAGRATRRPPAGLLAPGSVKLVLLRGLGASGTAFPLREEHTEAGRTVGALRFPSDDTLSPLAATFSYRGGRLFVRDEGGPSGVFIRLLLPEVLREGAWFSIGDKLLRFLDRVPPPQPSHPAPRLLGSARPAGTLLRIQLVHLGGIPGRIFSRPAPVRIGRALGEILLTDDPFISARHCELDHDPSGAILRDLGSSNGSFLRLPPNGERELYPGDTVRLGRNILRVE; encoded by the coding sequence GTGGCGTCTCTGCTTGCTGGGCTCGGTTCGGTCTGTCGCTGCGAGGTCTACAACGACCCCGGCGTGACGGCTTGTCGCTCGTGCGGCGAGACGCTGACGGCCGCCCTCTGGCTGGCCTCGCCCTCCTTCGACGGGCCCGCTTCCTCCACGCCCGGGCCGATGGAGACGGCCGAGAGGTCTGCGTCGACTCGGAGCGCGACGCCGGGGCCGACGGCGGCGGGCGATCCCGGGCGGCTCGCCACCCCCGGTCCATCCACTCCCGGTGAACGGACGGTCTTCCGCGGCTTCGGCGAGCAGACAGCCTTCCGGGAGGCGCCGCAGATCGAAGCGCCCGACCGGATCCTGGCCCGCCCCGCTCCCCTCCACACCCTCGGACCGGTGGACGGCGTCGATCTCCCCTCGGTGCCCGGGAACTGTCCGCGCTGCGGCCGCTCCCACCCGGCGAGGCTCCACTTCTGCCCGTCCTGCGGCATGAGGCTCGGGAGCGATGCCGGCCGCGCCACGAGACGCCCGCCTGCAGGGCTGCTCGCGCCCGGAAGCGTGAAGCTCGTCCTCCTCCGCGGCCTGGGAGCGTCCGGAACCGCGTTCCCGCTCCGCGAGGAGCACACCGAGGCAGGCCGCACGGTGGGCGCGCTTCGCTTCCCCTCGGACGACACCCTCTCACCGCTCGCGGCCACCTTCAGCTACCGCGGCGGGCGGCTCTTCGTCCGGGACGAAGGCGGGCCGTCGGGGGTCTTCATCCGGCTCCTCCTCCCGGAGGTCCTCCGGGAAGGCGCGTGGTTCTCGATCGGCGACAAGCTCCTCCGCTTCCTCGATCGGGTCCCCCCGCCCCAGCCGAGCCATCCGGCGCCCCGCCTGCTCGGCAGCGCGCGCCCGGCGGGGACGCTGCTCCGGATCCAGCTCGTCCACCTGGGCGGCATCCCCGGTCGGATCTTCTCGCGCCCCGCGCCGGTCCGGATCGGCCGTGCGCTCGGCGAGATCCTCCTGACCGACGATCCCTTCATCTCGGCGCGGCACTGTGAGCTCGACCACGATCCCTCGGGTGCGATCCTCCGGGATCTCGGGAGCTCGAACGGCTCGTTCCTCCGGCTGCCTCCGAACGGAGAGCGGGAGCTCTACCCCGGCGACACCGTGCGTCTGGGGAGGAACATCCTCCGCGTGGAGTGA
- a CDS encoding DNA integrity scanning protein DisA nucleotide-binding domain protein, with translation MPSPDPISRFDKELLRAVLTLASKSEVDHLLFVSDYPLPAEELRSKSLKRKLIYAVTSTPLVADLVEEGFRAVHIPPYEYSRMEKLKVALVAAGNFLHDGDMVLCLTGHKRSIDTLVRIKVGAEEDDAVPLESLRLPPEFDPQVVEAVISLALAVGQEGFEGHPVGSIFVMGDSIAVLEKSKQLTINPFQGLSEAERNILDPRIHEAVKNFSVLDGAFVIREDGVVLAAGRYLQSAGEETRIPLGLGARHAAAAITTATTKAVAVVVSQTSGSVRIFRGGEIIFEVHQSHRRI, from the coding sequence GTGCCCTCTCCCGACCCCATCTCCCGCTTCGACAAGGAGCTCCTGCGGGCGGTCCTGACCCTGGCGTCCAAGAGCGAGGTCGATCACCTGCTCTTCGTGTCGGACTATCCGCTCCCCGCGGAGGAGCTCCGGAGCAAGTCGCTGAAGCGGAAGCTGATCTACGCGGTGACGAGCACCCCGCTCGTGGCGGATCTGGTGGAGGAAGGCTTCCGGGCGGTCCACATCCCGCCCTACGAATACTCGCGGATGGAGAAGCTGAAGGTCGCGCTGGTGGCAGCCGGCAACTTCCTGCACGACGGCGACATGGTCCTCTGCCTCACCGGCCACAAGCGTTCCATCGATACCCTGGTGCGGATCAAGGTCGGCGCGGAGGAGGACGACGCCGTCCCGCTCGAGTCCCTGCGGTTGCCTCCCGAGTTCGACCCCCAGGTGGTCGAGGCCGTGATCTCCCTCGCCCTGGCCGTGGGCCAGGAGGGATTCGAGGGCCATCCGGTGGGGAGCATCTTCGTGATGGGCGACTCCATCGCCGTGCTCGAGAAGTCGAAGCAGCTCACGATCAACCCCTTCCAGGGCCTGAGCGAGGCCGAGCGGAACATCCTCGATCCGAGAATTCACGAGGCGGTGAAGAACTTCTCGGTGCTGGACGGGGCCTTCGTGATCCGGGAGGACGGCGTGGTCCTCGCCGCCGGCCGCTACCTCCAGTCCGCCGGCGAGGAGACGCGGATCCCCCTGGGCCTCGGGGCCCGACACGCCGCCGCCGCGATCACGACCGCCACCACGAAGGCGGTCGCGGTGGTCGTGTCCCAGACTTCCGGGAGCGTGCGGATCTTCCGGGGCGGCGAGATCATCTTCGAGGTCCATCAGTCCCACCGGCGGATCTGA